The following are encoded in a window of Bradyrhizobium guangdongense genomic DNA:
- a CDS encoding STM3941 family protein, which translates to MHARPDGVPIGGSRQSVVPSVCTDTSRDFEIGRCATRLRLLVAAGFAMTLLSASLVFKSSLVFEWWDDIGSYDTTMGYLGVALFGPITAWLIWKLPAERGPVVIITPYGIRDLRIGNEFLPWDSIADVSADECRGQKAIVLTPTPALQQQLAGIRSVARGTRRDRIVIRSGGLATDFDTLLCACRDCHAASTQAAASTQAAAGTQATALQQEDERGTQGVALQAS; encoded by the coding sequence ATGCACGCACGTCCTGATGGCGTACCCATCGGGGGCAGCCGGCAATCGGTCGTCCCGTCCGTCTGCACCGATACCTCGCGCGATTTCGAAATCGGTCGATGCGCCACGCGCCTGCGGCTGCTGGTCGCGGCGGGCTTTGCCATGACATTGCTCAGCGCAAGTCTGGTTTTTAAATCAAGTCTTGTTTTCGAATGGTGGGACGACATCGGCAGCTACGACACGACGATGGGCTATCTCGGTGTCGCGCTGTTCGGCCCCATCACCGCCTGGCTGATCTGGAAGCTGCCAGCCGAACGCGGGCCGGTCGTGATCATCACCCCGTACGGCATCCGCGACTTGCGGATCGGCAACGAATTTCTGCCGTGGGACTCCATTGCCGATGTTTCGGCGGACGAGTGCCGGGGGCAGAAGGCGATCGTGCTGACGCCGACGCCCGCGTTGCAGCAGCAGCTCGCCGGCATCCGAAGCGTGGCGCGCGGCACGCGGCGCGATCGGATTGTTATCCGTTCGGGGGGGCTGGCGACCGATTTTGATACATTGCTGTGTGCTTGCCGCGATTGTCATGCTGCAAGCACCCAAGCCGCTGCAAGCACCCAAGCCGCTGCAGGCACCCAAGCCACCGCATTGCAGCAGGAAGATGAACGCGGCACGCAAGGCGTCGCCCTGCAAGCGTCATAA